From a region of the Trichoderma atroviride chromosome 6, complete sequence genome:
- a CDS encoding uncharacterized protein (EggNog:ENOG41~TransMembrane:1 (i524-544o)): MVHATGPAVSPTAAAHDSRSSTPSPDKKSSSNSNSNNPNSNNGAEAQRPKRYESRSPSPTPTRTSDVPQTLALRLSDDVNVPRRGRHSPMASRKPIVAQPNMPNSSNARHGSGFRPLTPTSSSNETLPGSKFTKKPLLHDVSMYTNTHLVRDSDNTTLEELAHVVRLSKYQERKRANTRIRLQRSLISTALSARLTRCGEMAHRYLVESFRKDDKDSFAALYNAIHDVRKSCDELRRYALLEPELESISSAAALGSSDSLDTPTNSTVGVVDPLKSITPFLHDISASARETFIEFLTQIRTNPDYLATRICALTSSELNVFLNFHKGLEPVESVLPFPTRNPNRPHASASGRSSSNTDIERLLSFQRHDPLSILIHACFANSAGPDSSEDQRRTDIWATVLAKLIAEPKSAGEHFLICVLNIWTAMRDWSGKSNMEWYLMKILEDGAFLLDRAEDQHGTRFNLSDWNQSDEAAARDFYDRAVNGLFELVDDEDATGIPEGLLELGNAILSKLENKFVENTSKWLVWRCLFFVFLLGVIIHPEYYGMLAEYHITPYAREKILKKVAMRAHEYVSSMWSGKPSATCVPVNIPPKIKGHVENILARFQGTRSKVPAAKLLPARSITSLRETVEVRPYLVISPADLATLANALFPEKRPHSARSGPASISGLSAISQPISMSSHHNKNSFDTASIISTSASSILSDATTSRDFIYDLNTATPRYSPPAEDPEEQRRLSKYEDDGYRLRLAIHEMQQNLGADVVRGSSHPCAERWVVLFISPDGKSLSTQMTYDPDDELEDEENSSSTDTDEDETPQRPELDKDYHQLRNSVLKLVEDYEIPRSLEPERGRAQLSNRASGLRKYTSRNRIIQPEKSVASRNPYRKQMGVDGTISTTDLTPKKPEESEPVLITMLKAASSQSKAQADFVSAHMYWKTLNQLTALASSSLRQDGFAALINILARGPRDAIRRSASAIEEYDAWLVWLKQSQERHEGLIDGMMKRVNAIRDKMWYVTDVRNSKEYAHSRDICQALKTMGMPRRWSSFQRSRAHNNRGPSSSYLYRTESQIMDLLAASEEQGGPNKLSDDQAEMTSLWLQQYGIENFCQGEERIHRFCCEVDRCISKLVGETLREAPVLWSSELYKRDKLVYDRSKTRDRDHSWGGDDSTSIISEQDRRHASHTSSSSGRSSSFARDLRSMTSNNTSHHSLDSSRHSHSRTGGMLADIPDGQEYFDKASPVDSSGTFWSPFQPAMSTSSAPSRYSPTTSLTNVSTTFSAPQHHTIPSITSASTGRPSTAASSNDTIQQHRSDDEKTRFLNELKQTLTSLLLSDLGNQVLARGSETDGWFQKLGQQCIDRKDALERRARRKSDKKSSQKSGLGRARGLEKKRSFGNLRNAGEGTPDRMSEPSESSPIASPESPMATIDPPPAPKETSNEFPFKKAYKRLLNMFCVHPNPYAKLNALNELEQLIVASMLSSGTKRSRWNRSDAGSSIVEDHGSSTRPTPLEGMIDNVKERRQQAIQSGLPSVGFSSFPSRQSNSETRSIVSGGASNSDLITKELFTLFRDASIRPKSLFRDLQFIAAFVPPSVLDKPEKGKAFWNAGLAALKLKSEVCRTMVEMADEVIAAHSHTRQTTNDGAAPLDTPQSTTGTPPPPSTTYGLNDVGKMWTITAKEGYPTAQRELALFYLSNPEYVERTTLPLSKPREVFKQSVMEKYGRTRGSLGGSGAGGLGGVGVSSRGPGSGNGSSGDGQLAGGSEGDVRTDPGLMCVAVHWMEAAEQGGDELASSFLRQNEFMGLS, encoded by the coding sequence ATGGTTCATGCCACTGGTCCAGCCGTGTCACCCACGGCTGCTGCGCACGACTCGAGATCTTCGACTCCGTCACcggacaagaagagcagctcCAACTCGAATAGCAACAAccccaacagcaacaatggCGCCGAGGCGCAGCGACCGAAGCGCTACGAATCGCGCAGTCCCAGCCCGACCCCGACTCGCACCTCGGACGTCCCCCAGACCTTGGCCCTGCGCCTGAGCGACGATGTTAATGTTCCCCGCCGAGGTCGCCATTCGCCCATGGCCTCTCGAAAGCCCATTGTGGCACAGCCAAATATGCCAAACTCGAGCAACGCAAGGCACGGCTCCGGTTTCCGGCCCCTGACCCCGACGAGCTCGTCCAACGAAACGCTGCCGGGCTCAAAGTTTACAAAGAAGCCCCTGCTGCACGATGTGTCCATGTATACCAACACGCACCTGGTGCGGGACAGCGACAACACCACGCTCGAGGAGCTTGCCCATGTTGTGCGCCTGTCCAAGTACCAAGAACGCAAGCGTGCCAACACCCGAATTCGCCTGCAGAGAAGCTTGATTTCCACTGCCTTGAGCGCTCGGCTGACGCGCTGCGGTGAGATGGCCCATCGTTACCTTGTCGAAAGCTTCCGGAAAGATGACAAGGACAGCTTTGCGGCTCTGTACAATGCCATTCACGATGTTCGCAAGAGCTGCGATGAGCTCCGGCGATatgcgctgctggagcccgAGCTGGAatccatctcctcggccGCTGCTCTGGGGTCGTCTGACAGCTTAGATACACCCACTAACTCTACAGTTGGCGTCGTTGATCCGCTCAAGTCCATTACTCCGTTTCTGCATGACATTTCTGCCTCTGCTAGGGAGACCTTTATCGAGTTTCTGACACAGATCCGAACGAACCCGGACTACTTGGCCACCCGCATATGTGCACTCACCAGCTCTGAGCTGAATGTCTTTTTGAACTTCCACAAAGGTTTGGAGCCAGTCGAGTCGGTTCTTCCATTCCCCACGCGAAATCCCAATCGGCCTCACGCGAGTGCCTCTGGCCGTAGCTCCTCCAATACCGACATCGAAAGGCTCCTTTCCTTCCAGAGACATGACCCATTGTCAATCTTGATCCATGCTTGCTTTGCCAATTCGGCTGGCCCCGACAGCTCCGAAGACCAGCGGCGCACCGATATCTGGGCGACGGTCCTGGCCAAGCTGATAGCCGAGCCCAAATCTGCCGGCGAGCATTTCCTCATCTGTGTACTAAACATCTGGACAGCTATGCGCGACTGGTCGGGTAAATCCAACATGGAGTGGTACCTGATGAAAATCCTTGAAGACGGTGCCTTCTTGCTGGACCGCGCCGAAGATCAGCACGGCACGCGATTCAATCTCTCAGACTGGAACCAGTCGGACGAAGCCGCTGCCAGGGACTTTTACGACCGCGCCGTCAACGGCTTGTTCGAGCTggttgacgacgaggacgctACCGGTATCCCAGAGGGCCTTTTGGAGCTGGGAAACGCCATCCTGAGCAAGCTCGAAAACAAGTTTGTGGAAAACACCTCCAAGTGGCTTGTCTGGAGAtgcctcttctttgtctttttgcttgGCGTCATCATTCACCCCGAATACTATGGCATGCTGGCCGAGTACCACATCACCCCTTATGCCAGAGAAAAGATTCTGAAAAAGGTTGCCATGAGAGCCCATGAATACGTTTCAAGCATGTGGAGTGGCAAGCCCTCGGCCACCTGTGTCCCGGTGAACATTCCGCCCAAGATCAAAGGCCACGTGGAAAACATCCTCGCCCGGTTCCAAGGCACCCGGTCCAAGGTTCCCGCCGCTAAACTGCTGCCCGCGAGATCCATCACCTCCCTCAGGGAGACTGTCGAGGTCCGCCCCTACTTGGTCATCAGCCCTGCTGATTTGGCGACGCTGGCCAACGCTCTCTTCCCTGAGAAGCGACCGCATTCTGCACGTTCGGGCCCAGCCTCCATTTCCGGGCTGTCGGCCATCTCCCAGCCCATCTCCATGTCCAGCCATCACAACAAGAATAGCTTTGATACAGCCTCCATCATCAGCACCAGTGCCTCGTCCATTTTGAGCGACGCAACTACGTCTCGTGATTTCATCTATGATCTCAACACTGCCACACCTCGATACTCTCCTCCTGCTGAAGATCCCGAGGAGCAGAGGCGGCTGAGCAAGTACGAGGACGATGGCTATCGCCTCAGACTCGCCATTCACGAAATGCAGCAGAACCTTGGCGCAGATGTCGTTCGTGGATCCAGCCACCCATGCGCCGAGAGGTGGGTAGTTCTCTTTATTTCTCCTGACGGAAAGAGCCTGTCTACGCAGATGACCTATGATCCGGATGAcgagcttgaagatgaggaaaacTCATCCAGCACCGATACCGATGAGGACGAAACGCCGCAGCGCCCCGAACTCGACAAGGATTACCATCAGCTACGCAACTCTGTTCTCAAGCTGGTGGAGGATTATGAGATTCCCCGCAGCTTGGAGCCAGAGCGCGGACGTGCCCAGCTTAGCAATCGCGCTTCTGGACTGAGGAAATACACGTCGAGAAACAGAATCATCCAACCAGAAAAGTCTGTTGCTAGCCGAAATCCTTACCGAAAACAAATGGGCGTTGATGGCACCATTTCCACCACCGACTTGACGCCAAAGAAGCCTGAAGAGTCCGAGCCTGTCTTGATCACCATGCTCAAGGCGGCCTCATCCCAATCCAAGGCCCAGGCAGACTTTGTCTCGGCGCACATGTACTGGAAGACTCTGAACCAGCTGACTGCACTGGCATCGAGCTCACTGCGACAGGACGGATTCGCAGCCCTCATCAACATTCTGGCCCGAGGACCGCGCGACGCCATTCGCCGCTCCGCATCTGCCATTGAAGAGTATGATGCGTGGCTCGTCTGGCTGaagcaaagccaagagcGCCACGAAGGCCTAATCGACGGCATGATGAAGCGCGTCAACGCCATCCGCGACAAGATGTGGTATGTTACCGATGTTCGCAATTCCAAGGAATATGCGCACAGCCGTGACATTTGTCAGGCTCTCAAGACCATGGGTATGCCGCGTCGTTGGAGCTCGTTTCAGCGCTCAAGGGCTCACAACAACCGTGGTCCTAGTTCCTCCTACCTCTACCGCACCGAATCGCAGATTATGGACCTCCTGGCCGCTTCGGAGGAGCAGGGTGGGCCGAACAAGCTTAGCGACGATCAGGCAGAGATGACCTCCCtgtggctgcagcagtaCGGCATCGAGAATTTCTGCCAGGGCGAGGAACGCATCCACCGGTTCTGCTGTGAGGTGGACCGATGCATTTCCAAGCTCGTCGGCGAGACCCTCCGAGAGGCACCGGTTCTGTGGTCCAGTGAGCTGTATAAGCGCGATAAGCTGGTCTATGACCGCAGCAAAACCAGAGACCGTGATCACTCGTGGGGTGGCGATGATTCGACAAGCATCATCAGCGAACAGGATAGACGCCATGCCTCGCAtacctcgtcgtcgtctgggCGATCCAGTTCATTCGCTCGCGACCTGAGGTCCATGACCAGCAATAACACCAGCCACCACTCTTTGGACTCGTCGAGGCACAGCCACTCGAGGACTGGTGGCATGCTGGCCGATATCCCAGATGGTCAAGAGTACTTTGATAAAGCATCTCCTGTTGATTCTTCAGGTACATTCTGGTCACCattccagccagccatgTCCACCAGCTCGGCCCCATCGCGATACTCGCCTACCACAAGCCTTACCAATGTGTCGACCACTTTCTCCGCTCCTCAGCACCACACGATCCCATCAATTACAAGCGCCTCTACCGGGCGTCCCAGCACTGCAGCTTCGTCCAATGACACTATTCAACAGCATCGCAGTGATGACGAAAAGACTCGATTTTTAAATGAACTCAAGCAAACTCTTACTAGCTTGCTGCTGTCTGACTTGGGCAACCAGGTCCTAGCCCGTGGATCAGAGACAGACGGCTGGTTCCAAAAGCTAGGACAGCAATGCATTGACAGGAAAGATGCCTTGGAGAGGCGAGCTCGCCGCAAGTCTGACAAGAAGTCTTCGCAAAAGTCGGGACTAGGAAGAGCTAGAGggctggaaaagaagagaagctttGGCAATTTGAGAAACGCAGGCGAGGGTACGCCAGATAGGATGTCGGAGCCCTCTGAAAGCAGCCCGATAGCCTCTCCGGAGTCTCCCATGGCCACGATTGACCCGCCGCCGGCTCCCAAGGAGACGTCAAATGAGTTTCCATTCAAGAAGGCCTACAAGCGCCTTCTAAACATGTTTTGTGTTCATCCTAACCCATATGCGAAGCTCAATGCCCTCAATGAGCTTGAACAGCTCATTGTCGCATCTATGCTATCGAGCGGCACTAAAAGATCGCGGTGGAACCGATCTGACGCAGGCTCTAGCATAGTGGAAGATCACGGATCCAGCACCCGCCCCACTCCATTGGAGGGCATGATTGACAATGTCAAGGAGCGGCGACAGCAAGCCATCCAGTCGGGACTTCCGTCGGTAGGATTTTCCTCGTTCCCCTCTCGGCAATCCAATTCTGAGACACGATCCATCGTCTCTGGCGGTGCTTCCAATTCGGACCTCATCACCAAGGAGCTTTTTACCCTCTTCCGAGATGCGTCAATTCGGCCAAAGTCTCTCTTCCGCGACCTGCAGTTCATCGCTGCCTTTGTGCCCCCTTCCGTTCTGGATAAGCCAGAGAAGGGAAAGGCTTTTTGGAACGCCGGACTTGCTGCACTCAAGCTCAAGTCTGAGGTGTGCCGAACCatggtggagatggcagaCGAAGTGATTGCGGCCCATTCGCATACTCGCCAGACAACAAATGACGGTGCTGCTCCTCTCGACACACCTCAGTCAACCACCGGCACTCCGCCACCCCCATCTACTACGTATGGACTAAACGACGTTGGTAAAATGTGGACGATTACCGCTAAAGAAGGCTACCCCACGGCGCAACGTGAGCTAGCCTTATTCTACTTATCAAACCCTGAATACGTTGAAAGAACAACGCTGCCCTTGTCCAAACCAAGGGAAGTGTTTAAACAATCGGTCATGGAGAAGTATGGCCGCACCCgaggcagccttggcggctCTGGTGCAGGCGGACTCGGCGGCGTAGGTGTTTCCTCTAGAGGCCCGGGATCTGGAAATGGCAGCTCTGGAGACGGGCAGCTCGCGGGTGGATCCGAAGGCGACGTCAGGACTGATCCTGGTTTGATGTGCGTCGCTGTCCACTGGATGGAAGCGGCAGAGCAGGGCGGCGACGAGCTTGCCTCGAGCTTCCTACGACAAAATGAGTTTATGGGCCTCAGCTAA